One genomic window of Medicago truncatula cultivar Jemalong A17 chromosome 1, MtrunA17r5.0-ANR, whole genome shotgun sequence includes the following:
- the LOC25483635 gene encoding F-box/kelch-repeat protein At3g23880, with protein sequence MGYANYAFRYDPFIDNYKVVSVFCYEFQYFKNLRAKACKTEVKVHTLGKHSWRRIHNFSSTYVPRGCESGIIVSGSVNWFAYSSVNDSCSITIVSLDLGKESYQDISQPDYGDFVRLTMGVMRDFLCLFSYSDSFTDVWLMKIYGNKESWIKLIRLPRLRYHDYRVSSRIVDISEDKNQVLLILIKDYRLLRWFVYDARNDIKKIIEIQGSDWVQSKIYVESLISP encoded by the coding sequence ATGGGTTATGCTAACTATGCTTTTCGCTATGACCCTTTCATTGATAATTACAAGgttgtttctgttttttgttatgagtttcaatattttaaaaatcttcGTGCAAAAGCTTGCAAAACCGAAGTTAAAGTTCACACTTTGGGCAAGCATTCATGGAGAAGGATTCACAATTTCTCTTCTACATATGTCCCTCGTGGGTGTGAATCAGGAATAATTGTCAGCGGCTCAGTTAATTGGTTTGCATATTCCAGTGTAAACGATAGTTGCTCGATCACCATTGTTTCTCTTGATTTGGGGAAAGAATCTTACCAAGATATTTCACAGCCTGATTATGGAGATTTTGTTAGGTTGACCATGGGTGTGATGCGGGATTTCTTGTGCCTATTTTCTTATTCTGACTCTTTTACTGATGTTTGGCTTATGAAGATATACGGAAATAAAGAGTCTTGGATTAAATTAATTCGTCTTCCTCGCCTTCGTTATCATGATTACAGAGTTTCTAGCAGGATAGTTGATATTTCTGAGGATAAAAACCAAGTGCTGCTTATCTTGATAAAGGATTATAGATTGTTGAGGTGGTTTGTCTATGATGCCAGAAACGATATTAAAAAGATTATCGAGATTCAAGGGTCTGATTGGGTACAATCAAAAATCTACGTTGAAAGTTTGATATCACCttga